One genomic window of Apium graveolens cultivar Ventura unplaced genomic scaffold, ASM990537v1 ctg7114, whole genome shotgun sequence includes the following:
- the LOC141703854 gene encoding uncharacterized protein LOC141703854 — protein MTLDWKEAQKKRVITMSPNMNSVTQELVKWKKPEAGSLKLNVDATVCTCDDSFSMGLVFRDHAGVFVACKTIRQPPIGTVAEAEALAILEGLHWLLTLPHYRVFTESDSLTNVRTLQCSQDNLLEVGHILDACRIILDSRTGYSISFVKR, from the coding sequence ATGACCTTAGACTGGAAGGAAGCACAGAAGAAACGTGTTATTACAATGTCACCCAATATGAACTCTGTTACCCAAGAACTAGTTAAATGGAAAAAACCTGAAGCTGGAAGTTTAAAGCTTAATGTAGATGCTACAGTTTGCACATGTGATGACTCTTTTTCAATGGGGTTGGTTTTTCGAGATCATGCTGGTGTTTTTGTAGCTTGCAAAACAATAAGGCAACCTCCTATTGGTACAGTGGCCGAAGCTGAAGCTTTGGCCATTCTTGAAGGTCTTCATTGGCTTCTCACATTGCCTCATTATAGGGTATTTACTGAATCAGATTCCTTAACCAATGTCCGAACTCTGCAGTGTTCTCAGGATAACCTCCTAGAAGTTGGTCATATTTTGGATGCTTGCCGTATTATTCTTGATTCTAGAACAGGTTATTCGATTTCTTTTGTTAAAAGATAA
- the LOC141703855 gene encoding fatty acid hydroperoxide lyase, chloroplastic-like produces the protein MRYTRFFKVMMNPPLKNFRRKKHQRVRGRFWKNHSKELKKLKKVRLQVLRWEFENLKMTNSGNIGEFVTRLKMVTNEIKRNGESLDDVRVMEKLLHLLTRKFDYVVTSIEESKDLFTISIDELVGSLQAHEQRMNQYDDASHLEKALQSKVSIGDSSSSSGSVRGKGGFRGGYRGGRGRGRQSFNRGQNSEGFQSSGHGQNFRGQEGVDCNEINETINVEVTFGDSSKIPVKGKGTITIVSKNDENKSSVFRTNIPPAFPFFTSINPNIIAVLDVKSFSHLFDMELVEKKDVLAGDYMPSTSLTGDVRTCIYLDTTEPRHAQLKNYILDILKRSRSIWISTLTTNLDTTWETIYSDISKSESKDAAFDVPLKKFLFSFLTRSLTGADSSKSPELSEKGYTYLERWLLIQVIPTVKLGLCQPFEEIFLHSFTYPSFLVNGGYNKVAEPNTEFIRKEGSQVLQIGITEFGLREEDALHNLMYVLGFNAFGGLLAFFPTLINILGNDKMLQEKLRVEVRDACKGESLSFNSVSQLDQVNSFIYEALRLNPPVPLQFGRARKDFTLSSHDSAFEVKKGEVICGYQPLVMRDGKVFDDPEKFVADRFTKNKGTELLSYVFWSNGSQTESPSANNKQCPAKDIVPITAALFVAHLFQRYDSFTVDSSGSKITSLEKAKNI, from the exons ATGCGTTATACACGATTTTTCAAGGTGATGATGAATCCACCTTTGAAAAACTTTCGGAGGAAAAAACATCAAAGAGTGCGTGGGAGATTTTGGAAAAATCATTCCAAGGAGTTGAAAAAGTTAAAAAAGGTGCGGCTCCAAGTGCTACGCTGGGAGTTTGAAAATTTAAAGATGACAAATTCTGgaaatattggtgaatttgttacgCGTTTGAAAATGGTGACAAATGAGATAAAAAGAAACGGGGAAAGTCTCGATGATGTTCGGGTAATGGAAAAATTACTCCATTTGTTGACAAGGAAATTTGATTACGTTGTTACTTCTATCGAGGAGTCAAAGGACTTGTTCACAATTTCCATTGATGAACTCGTAGGTTCACTTCAAGCTCACGAGCAGCGgatgaaccagtatgatgatgCAAGCCATCTCGAGAAGGCGTTACAAAGTAAAGTATCCATTGGTGACAGTTCTAGCAGTAGCGGTTCTGTACGTGGAAAAGGTGGCTTTAGAGGTGGTTACCGAGGTGGACGAGGACGTGGAAGACAGTCTTTTAACAGAGGCCAGAATTCTGAAGGTTTTCAATCATCTGGTCATGGTCAAAATTTTAGAGGCCAGGAAGGGGTGGATTGCAACGAG ATAAACGAGACCATCAATGTGGAAGTTACTTTTGGTGATTCGTCAAAAATTCCGGTCAAAGGAAAAGGTACAATTACAATTGTGTCAAAGAATGATGAGAACAAGAGCAGTGTGTTTCGAACTAATATTCCTCCTGCATTTCCATTTTTTACGTCTATTAATCCGAATATAATAGCTGTGCTTGATGTTAAATCCTTCTCTCATTTGTTCGATATGGAGCTTGTGGAGAAGAAAGATGTATTGGCCGGAGATTACATGCCGAGTACTAGCTTAACCGGAGATGTTCGTACTTGTATTTATCTTGATACCACTGAGCCCCGACATGCTCAG CTGAAGAACTACATATTGGACATCCTAAAACGGAGCAGAAGCATATGGATCTCAACTCTCACCACAAACCTAGACACAACGTGGGAAACAATCTACTCCGACATCTCCAAATCAGAATCCAAAGACGCCGCCTTCGACGTGCCGTTAAAAAAGTTCCTCTTCAGCTTCCTAACTCGGTCCTTAACCGGAGCTGACTCATCAAAATCGCCCGAGTTATCCGAAAAAGGATACACTTATCTGGAACGCTGGCTCCTCATTCAAGTCATCCCAACTGTAAAACTCGGCCTTTGTCAGCCTTTCGAAGAAATTTTTCTCCACTCATTTACTTACCCTTCGTTTCTAGTAAACGGTGGCTATAACAAAGTAGCTGA GCCCAACACTGAGTTTATACGAAAAGAAGGTTCACAAGTGTTGCAAATAGGAATAACGGAGTTTGGACTCAGGGAAGAAGATGCACTTCATAACCTTATGTATGTACTAGGGTTCAATGCATTTGGTGGACTTTTAGCTTTTTTCCCAACTCTTATAAATATTCTTGGAAATGATAAAATGTTGCAAGAGAAACTTAGGGTGGAAGTAAGAGATGCATGCAAGGGTGAGTCACTGAGTTTCAACTCGGTGAGTCAACTCGACCAGGTTAACTCGTTTATTTACGAAGCTCTAAGACTCAACCCTCCCGTGCCCTTGCAGTTCGGAAGGGCACGGAAGGATTTTACGCTGAGTTCGCATGACTCAGCATTTGAGGTGAAGAAAGGAGAGGTGATTTGCGGGTACCAACCTTTGGTTATGAGAGATGGGAAGGTGTTTGATGATCCTGAGAAATTTGTAGCCGATAGGTTTACGAAAAATAAAGGGACCGAGTTACTGAGTTATGTGTTCTGGTCGAATGGGTCGCAAACCGAGTCCCCGAGTGCGAATAACAAGCAGTGTCCTGCTAAAGATATTGTACCAATTACAGCGGCTTTATTTGTGGCTCATTTGTTTCAAAGGTATGATTCGTTCACGGTTGATTCTTCTGGCTCCAAGATCACATCACTTGAAAAGGCTAAAAATATATGA